From Nerophis lumbriciformis linkage group LG11, RoL_Nlum_v2.1, whole genome shotgun sequence, one genomic window encodes:
- the mto1 gene encoding protein MTO1 homolog, mitochondrial isoform X1, translating into MPSTSVFSMLTKKFPPLESFLLLVSRHASHLARQRYDVIVVGGGHAGTEAAAAASRVGAQTLLVTQKIKTIGALSCNPSLGGVGKGHLVKEVDALDGVCGRAGDWAGIHFSILNRKKGPAVWGPRAQLDRQRYRQFIQSELLSTPGLTILEGSVEELLVTEPNPEEHGQHKVTGIRLAGGSLPISAGSVVLTTGTFLSGSLFMGQTTSPGGRIGDAPSSTGMSYTLRERLGLKLGRLRTGTPPRIVKSSVDFHEATLHPPDSQPSPFSFLNTHTHCKPEEQLPCFLTFTNPGVDNVVKESVHLNCHIQQDTKGPRYCPSIESRVLRFPGRRHQVWLEPEGMTSDLIYPQGLSMTMPPDIQLRLIREIPALRRAEIQTPGYGVQYDFVCPTQLSPALQVKSTQGLFLAGQINGTTGYEEAAAQGLWAGVNAARAALSMPTMALSRTNSYIGVLIDDLVTRGVTEPYRMFTSRAEFRTSLRPDNADLRLTLKGFEEVGCVSSMRYRGTVRVRDSLQEAIAALQDVSMSIINWRHKLPHVPISEMKTGSLTGSEMLQYNDVSFETLAAAFPECLSAYREFAQRLKIEAVYRPHCIYQQKEMERIQKEESMSLPQDLDYFSLPVSLSQEVREILDRVRPTTLGVATRLQGITPAAIVNLFNYVRHSNRKLKIMQRS; encoded by the exons ATGCCGTCAAC TTCAGTATTCTCCATGTTGACTAAGAAATTTCCACCTTTGGAGAGTTTCCTGCTTCTGGTCTCCAGGCATGCCAGCCACCTTGCCAGACAGCGCTATGACGTCATTGTGGTGGGTGGAGGTCATGCGGGGACCGAGGCGGCAGCGGCGGCCTCCAGGGTTGGAGCGCAGACGCTGCTGGTCACACAGAAAATAAAAACTATTG GTGCCTTGTCATGCAACCCGTCCTTGGGCGGAGTAGGAAAGGGTCACCTGGTGAAGGAAGTGGACGCTTTAGACGGGGTTTGTGGTCGAGCAGGAGACTGGGCTGGCATCCATTTCTCCATCTTGAACCGGAAGAAAGGCCCTGCTGTGTGGGGGCCACGGGCTCAACTGGACCGCCAACGCTACCGCCAGTTtattcaa TCAGAGCTGCTATCCACTCCCGGACTGACGATTCTGGAGGGATCTGTAGAGGAGCTTCTTGTGACAGAACCAAACCCAGAAGAGCACGGACAGCACAAAGTCACCGGAATACGCTTGG CTGGTGGAAGTCTTCCAATCTCTGCTGGCTCTGTGGTTCTTACCACTGGTACGTTCCTCTCCGGTTCCCTCTTCATGGGTCAGACCACATCCCCTGGAGGCCGGATTGGAGATGCCCCATCCAGCACTGGGATGTCCTACACGCTGCGGGAACGGCTGGGGCTAAAGCTGGGCCGACTCAGGACGGGGACCCCTCCCAGAATTGTGAAGAGTTCTGTTGACTTCCATGAAGCTACGCTGCACCCCCCTGACAGCCAGCCTAGTCCCTTCAGCTTCCTGAATACACACACTCACTGCAAG CCTGAAGAGCAGCTGCCATGCTTTTTGACCTTTACCAATCCTGGTGTGGATAACGTGGTGAAGGAGAGTGTTCATCTCAACTGTCACATACAGCAAGACACCAAAGGCCCTAG GTACTGTCCCTCAATTGAGTCCAGAGTACTTCGCTTTCCGGGCCGCAGGCATCAGGTGTGGCTGGAGCCTGAAGGAATGACCTCAGACCTCATATACCCTCAGGGTCTGTCTATGACTATGCCCCCTGACATTCAACTCCGCCTCATCAGAGAGATACCGGCCTTGCGCAGAGCCGAAATCCAGACACCTG GTTATGGCGTGCAGTATGACTTTGTGTGCCCCACTCAGCTGAGCCCTGCACTGCAGGTGAAAAGCACTCAGGGTCTCTTTCTCGCCGGGCAGATTAACGGGACCACAGGGTACGAGGAGGCTGCAGCACAG GGATTGTGGGCGGGGGTCAACGCTGCCCGTGCGGCGCTCTCCATGCCAACAATGGCGCTGTCTCGGACTAATAGCTACATTGGCGTTCTTATCGACGACCTGGTAACGCGAGGTGTCACGGAACCTTACAGGATGTTCACAAGTCGGGCTGAGTTTCGCACGTCTCTAAGGCCGGACAACGCAGACTTGCGCCTAACGCTGAAAG GTTTTGAGGAGGTGGGATGTGTGTCATCCATGCGGTACAGGGGGACTGTGCGAGTGCGGGACAGTCTTCAGGAAGCAATAGCAGCTCTCCAGGATGTCTCCATGTCCATCATCAACTGGAGACACAAGCTTCCACATGTGCCCATCAGTGAGATGAAGACTGGCAGTCTGAC TGGCTCAGAGATGTTACAGTACAACGACGTGTCCTTTGAAACGTTAGCAGCCGCCTTCCCAGAATGCCTTTCAGCGTACAGGGAATTTGCACAAAGGCTGAAGATAGAAG CTGTGTACAGGCCCCACTGTATCTACCAGCAAAAGGAAATGGAGAGAATTCAAAAGGAAGAGAGCATGTCTCTCCCACAGGACTTGGACTACTTCTCTCTGCCGGTGTCTCTCTCTCAGGAAGTCCGAGAGATTTTGGACAGAGTTCGGCCCACCACA TTGGGTGTTGCAACACGTTTGCAAGGAATAACTCCGGCTGCGATCGTCAACCTTTTCAACTATGTTCGACACTCGAACAGGAAGCTGAAAATAATGCAGAGGAGCTAA
- the mto1 gene encoding protein MTO1 homolog, mitochondrial isoform X2: MLTKKFPPLESFLLLVSRHASHLARQRYDVIVVGGGHAGTEAAAAASRVGAQTLLVTQKIKTIGALSCNPSLGGVGKGHLVKEVDALDGVCGRAGDWAGIHFSILNRKKGPAVWGPRAQLDRQRYRQFIQSELLSTPGLTILEGSVEELLVTEPNPEEHGQHKVTGIRLAGGSLPISAGSVVLTTGTFLSGSLFMGQTTSPGGRIGDAPSSTGMSYTLRERLGLKLGRLRTGTPPRIVKSSVDFHEATLHPPDSQPSPFSFLNTHTHCKPEEQLPCFLTFTNPGVDNVVKESVHLNCHIQQDTKGPRYCPSIESRVLRFPGRRHQVWLEPEGMTSDLIYPQGLSMTMPPDIQLRLIREIPALRRAEIQTPGYGVQYDFVCPTQLSPALQVKSTQGLFLAGQINGTTGYEEAAAQGLWAGVNAARAALSMPTMALSRTNSYIGVLIDDLVTRGVTEPYRMFTSRAEFRTSLRPDNADLRLTLKGFEEVGCVSSMRYRGTVRVRDSLQEAIAALQDVSMSIINWRHKLPHVPISEMKTGSLTGSEMLQYNDVSFETLAAAFPECLSAYREFAQRLKIEAVYRPHCIYQQKEMERIQKEESMSLPQDLDYFSLPVSLSQEVREILDRVRPTTLGVATRLQGITPAAIVNLFNYVRHSNRKLKIMQRS; the protein is encoded by the exons ATGTTGACTAAGAAATTTCCACCTTTGGAGAGTTTCCTGCTTCTGGTCTCCAGGCATGCCAGCCACCTTGCCAGACAGCGCTATGACGTCATTGTGGTGGGTGGAGGTCATGCGGGGACCGAGGCGGCAGCGGCGGCCTCCAGGGTTGGAGCGCAGACGCTGCTGGTCACACAGAAAATAAAAACTATTG GTGCCTTGTCATGCAACCCGTCCTTGGGCGGAGTAGGAAAGGGTCACCTGGTGAAGGAAGTGGACGCTTTAGACGGGGTTTGTGGTCGAGCAGGAGACTGGGCTGGCATCCATTTCTCCATCTTGAACCGGAAGAAAGGCCCTGCTGTGTGGGGGCCACGGGCTCAACTGGACCGCCAACGCTACCGCCAGTTtattcaa TCAGAGCTGCTATCCACTCCCGGACTGACGATTCTGGAGGGATCTGTAGAGGAGCTTCTTGTGACAGAACCAAACCCAGAAGAGCACGGACAGCACAAAGTCACCGGAATACGCTTGG CTGGTGGAAGTCTTCCAATCTCTGCTGGCTCTGTGGTTCTTACCACTGGTACGTTCCTCTCCGGTTCCCTCTTCATGGGTCAGACCACATCCCCTGGAGGCCGGATTGGAGATGCCCCATCCAGCACTGGGATGTCCTACACGCTGCGGGAACGGCTGGGGCTAAAGCTGGGCCGACTCAGGACGGGGACCCCTCCCAGAATTGTGAAGAGTTCTGTTGACTTCCATGAAGCTACGCTGCACCCCCCTGACAGCCAGCCTAGTCCCTTCAGCTTCCTGAATACACACACTCACTGCAAG CCTGAAGAGCAGCTGCCATGCTTTTTGACCTTTACCAATCCTGGTGTGGATAACGTGGTGAAGGAGAGTGTTCATCTCAACTGTCACATACAGCAAGACACCAAAGGCCCTAG GTACTGTCCCTCAATTGAGTCCAGAGTACTTCGCTTTCCGGGCCGCAGGCATCAGGTGTGGCTGGAGCCTGAAGGAATGACCTCAGACCTCATATACCCTCAGGGTCTGTCTATGACTATGCCCCCTGACATTCAACTCCGCCTCATCAGAGAGATACCGGCCTTGCGCAGAGCCGAAATCCAGACACCTG GTTATGGCGTGCAGTATGACTTTGTGTGCCCCACTCAGCTGAGCCCTGCACTGCAGGTGAAAAGCACTCAGGGTCTCTTTCTCGCCGGGCAGATTAACGGGACCACAGGGTACGAGGAGGCTGCAGCACAG GGATTGTGGGCGGGGGTCAACGCTGCCCGTGCGGCGCTCTCCATGCCAACAATGGCGCTGTCTCGGACTAATAGCTACATTGGCGTTCTTATCGACGACCTGGTAACGCGAGGTGTCACGGAACCTTACAGGATGTTCACAAGTCGGGCTGAGTTTCGCACGTCTCTAAGGCCGGACAACGCAGACTTGCGCCTAACGCTGAAAG GTTTTGAGGAGGTGGGATGTGTGTCATCCATGCGGTACAGGGGGACTGTGCGAGTGCGGGACAGTCTTCAGGAAGCAATAGCAGCTCTCCAGGATGTCTCCATGTCCATCATCAACTGGAGACACAAGCTTCCACATGTGCCCATCAGTGAGATGAAGACTGGCAGTCTGAC TGGCTCAGAGATGTTACAGTACAACGACGTGTCCTTTGAAACGTTAGCAGCCGCCTTCCCAGAATGCCTTTCAGCGTACAGGGAATTTGCACAAAGGCTGAAGATAGAAG CTGTGTACAGGCCCCACTGTATCTACCAGCAAAAGGAAATGGAGAGAATTCAAAAGGAAGAGAGCATGTCTCTCCCACAGGACTTGGACTACTTCTCTCTGCCGGTGTCTCTCTCTCAGGAAGTCCGAGAGATTTTGGACAGAGTTCGGCCCACCACA TTGGGTGTTGCAACACGTTTGCAAGGAATAACTCCGGCTGCGATCGTCAACCTTTTCAACTATGTTCGACACTCGAACAGGAAGCTGAAAATAATGCAGAGGAGCTAA
- the atxn2l gene encoding ataxin-2-like protein isoform X1, which produces MLKQQQPNSGGRKASNGTTGPTGMSTPVSGGSSGNRTPAGRNRPSAKPSFQSSPVFEGVYNNARMLHFLTSVVGSTCDIRVKNGSVFEGIFKTLSSRCELAVDAVHKRSEDDGSVPPRREDITDTMIFNPSDLVTMICKDVDLNYATRDTFTDTAISSTRVNGEHKEKVLQRWEGGDSNGDSYNLDADTSNGWDANEMFRYNEVKYGITSTYDSSLSMYTVPLERGNSEVYRQREARAARLASEIESSPQYRHRANLENDEGKSEEDKYSAVLRDGPDRERGRESPRERERGRDSPGAREGKYIPLPQRQREMNRDRERSERGPGGPPPHSRLSGGYRSTPPSSSSSPRPPLPSVSGPQSGASPSERSSPLSGRGGAYAPHHPQGSPSPGPSSGPASPYTPASPGVAPNSTASLSTAPTSPPAPHGHSVPHSHSLPHSLSDVSRPVNGVSTRTSPKAQRPPQSSRTVRTPNSHAQSTATRSPKSGSSQDTPYLDTSSVSSPGQKTTGPAPLFPVDVNEILSAAAKERSAESPSSTEESKSNKAPSVQQRSQIEELRKFGKEFRLQPSGGRSSSPSSPAAATPPAISELSPGGAIKPSDSHAASDPKAQPAPPSPSQPSSLATDEPSKDAAGPASDRQSPAYPQPARTPGSEDGRSDAGERTEGVADQVKKSTLNPNAKEFNPIKPQMPMTKPNTAPTPPRPTPPSPVVLQHPGGQGPLYNAPYLSYVSQIHSVQTPQLYQYTMSAVGQGKFTRTKGSVVAQRSDHGASAPPMLQAAASAAGAPLVASPYPQSYLQYNPQQYGQQQVIQAMTPYPGQMPMYSMLQGGARMIGQGGGPHPQTLGPPGGPQFPTQGDGPQGPQQGIYAPQSFSHHSGAVHQPQPSSTPTGNQPPPQHAAPSPGQNAQSGPQPQSLYHSGPLSAPTPPNMPPGHTSPQGSYPIQGYSIHSHQGIPPSYPLGQLAQAHVQGAMSGPHHSGSHGQPQLVMLQPPQQGPGSVPQHPQHGPQQGTHQHFYIGHPQAMQVQTHPAPFHPPGN; this is translated from the exons ATGCTGAAACAACAGCAGCCCAACTCCGGCGGGAGAAAGGCGTCTAATGGTACCACGGGCCCCACCGGTATGTCTACTCCAGTCAGCGGTGGGAGCAGCGGCAACAGGACGCCGGCTGGGAG GAACCGACCTTCTGCCAAACCATCATTCCAGTCTTCTCCT GTTTTTGAAGGTGTTTACAATAATGCTAGAATGCTTCATTTCCTCACATCTGTTGTG GGTTCCACTTGCGATATACGAGTGAAAAATGGAAGTGTCTTTGAAGGCATATTCAAGACACTTAGTTCTCGG TGTGAGTTGGCTGTGGATGCTGTGCACAAACGCAGCGAGGACGATGGCTCAGTTCCACCACGTAGGGAAGACATCACTGACACCATGATCTTCAACCCTTCGGACCTGGTTACTATGATATGCAAAGACGTAGATCTCAACTATGCCACTAGAG ATACCTTCACCGACACCGCCATCAGCTCCACTCGTGTCAATGGGGAGCACAAAGAGAAGGTGTTGCAGAGATGGGAGGGTGGAGATAGCAATGGCGATAGTTATAATCTGGATGCTGACACA TCAAATGGTTGGGATGCCAACGAGATGTTCCGTTACAATGAAGTGAAATACGGAATCACATCAACATATGATTCCAGTCTTTCCATGTATAC TGTGCCCCTGGAAAGGGGCAACTCCGAAGTGTACCGTCAGCGAGAGGCACGCGCTGCTCGCCTGGCCAGCGAGATTGAGTCCAGCCCGCAGTATCGCCACCGAGCCAATCTGGAAAACGACGAGGGCAAAAGCGAAGAAGACAAGTACAGCGCCGTGTTGCGCGACGGCCCCGATCGAGAGAGGGGCCGTGAGAGCCCTCGCGAACGCGAAAGGGGCCGAGACAGCCCTGGAGCCAG GGAGGGCAAGTACATTCCTTTACCTCAGCGTCAAAGAGAGATGAACCGAGACCGGGAGCGATCTGAGAGGGGCCCCGGTGGCCCTCCGCCTCACAGTCGTCTTAGTGGGGGTTACCGCTCCACCCctccatcatcatcctcatccccCAGACCACCACTGCCTTCTGTAAGCGGTCCTCAGTCTGGTGCGTCCCCCTCAGAGAGAAGCAGCCCTCTATCGGGCCGAGGCGGGGCATACGCTCCCCACCACCCACAGGGAAGCCCTAGCCCGGGCCCCAGTTCTGGACCAGCCAGTCCCTACACACCCGCCTCTCCAGGGGTGGCCCCCAACTCTACAGCCTCCCTTTCTACCGCCCCAACCAGCCCTCCTGCCCCCCATGGACATTCAGTCCCACATTCCCACTCACTGCCACACTCCCTGTCAGATGTTTCTAGACCCGTCAATGGAG TGTCTACCAGGACGTCTCCCAAAGCTCAAAGACCTCCACAGTCTAGCAGAACAGTCCGCACTCCCAACTCACACGCCCAGTCCACTG CCACTCGCTCGCCTAAATCAGGCTCTTCCCAGGACACGCCTTATTTGGACACGTCATCCGTCTCCTCTCCTGGCCAGAAGACAACAGGCCCCGCCCCCCTCTTCCCAGTGGATG TGAATGAGATCCTTAGCGCTGCAGCAAAAGAGCGCTCAGCTGAGAGCCCCAGCAGCACGGAGGAGAGCAAGAGCAATAAAG CTCCTTCAGTTCAACAGAGGTCACAAATTGAAGAGCTACGGAAATTTGGCAAAGAATTCAGG CTCCAGCCTAGTGGAGGCAGATCCAGCTCTCCTAGTTCCCCCGCAGCGGCGACTCCCCCCGCGATCAGCGAGTTGTCACCGGGCGGTGCCATCAAACCTTCCGACTCTCACGCTGCTTCTGACCCCAAAGCACAGCCTGCCCCGCCCAGCCCTTCACAGCCTTCATCGCTCGCAACCGACGAACCCTCCAAGGACGCCGCAGGACCTGCTTCAGACAGGCAGTCACCAGCTTACCCTCAGCCAGCAAGGACCCCGGGAAGTGAGGACGGCAGGTCTGACGCGGGCGAGCGCACAGAGGGTGTGGCAGA CCAAGTGAAGAAATCCACCTTAAACCCCAACGCTAAAGAATTCAACCCAATCAAACCTCAGATGCCGATG ACAAAACCCAACACGGCGCCGACTCCACCCAGACCCACTCCTCCCAGCCCTGTGGTCCTTCAGCACCCGGGCGGGCAGGGTCCCCTCTACAACGCCCCCTACCTGTCTTACGTGTCGCAGATCCACTCTGTCCAG ACTCCACAATTGTACCAGTACACCATGTCTGCAGTAGGCCAGGGAAAATTCACCAGGACCAAAG GTTCTGTAGTGGCGCAACGCTCCGACCACGGAGCGTCGGCCCCCCCTATGCTTCAAGCTGCAGCCTCGGCAGCCGGCGCCCCCCTGGTTGCTTCGCCCTACCCTCAGTCCTACCTCCAGTACAACCCACAGCAGTatggtcagcagcaggtcatccAGGCCATGACACCTTACCCCGGACAGATG CCCATGTACTCCATGCTGCAAGGCGGAGCGAGGATGATAGGTCAAGGTGGCGGTCCCCACCCACAAACACTTGGACCTCCAGGAGGCCCCCAGTTTCCTACACAGGGCGATGGACCCCAGGGGCCACAGCAGGGCATCTATG CGCCACAGTCCTTCTCCCACCACTCGGGAGCAGTACATCAACCCCAGCCATCCAGTACCCCAACAGGCAACCAGCCCCCACCCCAGCATGCTGCACCCAGTCCTGGACAG AATGCTCAATCAGGCCCACAGCCCCAGTCCTTGTACCACTCAGGTCCACTGTCTGCCCCCACCCCTCCTAACATGCCGCCAGGCCATACGTCTCCACAAGGCTCCTACCCCATCCAAGGCTACAGCATCCACAGCCACCAGGGAATCCCACCCTCCTACCCCCTGGGACAGCTAGCACAG GCGCATGTACAAGGAGCCATGTCGGGTCCCCACCATTCAGGGAGCCACGGTCAGCCCCAGCTGGTGATGCTTCAACCTCCTCAACAGGGGCCTGGCTCAGTGCCCCAGCACCCACAGCATGGACCACAGCAAGGAACACACCAACACTTTTACATCGGACATCCGCAAG CAATGCAGGTCCAGACACACCCCGCCCCCTTCCATCCACCTGGAAATTAA
- the atxn2l gene encoding ataxin-2-like protein isoform X2, with translation MANARNRPSAKPSFQSSPVFEGVYNNARMLHFLTSVVGSTCDIRVKNGSVFEGIFKTLSSRCELAVDAVHKRSEDDGSVPPRREDITDTMIFNPSDLVTMICKDVDLNYATRDTFTDTAISSTRVNGEHKEKVLQRWEGGDSNGDSYNLDADTSNGWDANEMFRYNEVKYGITSTYDSSLSMYTVPLERGNSEVYRQREARAARLASEIESSPQYRHRANLENDEGKSEEDKYSAVLRDGPDRERGRESPRERERGRDSPGAREGKYIPLPQRQREMNRDRERSERGPGGPPPHSRLSGGYRSTPPSSSSSPRPPLPSVSGPQSGASPSERSSPLSGRGGAYAPHHPQGSPSPGPSSGPASPYTPASPGVAPNSTASLSTAPTSPPAPHGHSVPHSHSLPHSLSDVSRPVNGVSTRTSPKAQRPPQSSRTVRTPNSHAQSTATRSPKSGSSQDTPYLDTSSVSSPGQKTTGPAPLFPVDVNEILSAAAKERSAESPSSTEESKSNKAPSVQQRSQIEELRKFGKEFRLQPSGGRSSSPSSPAAATPPAISELSPGGAIKPSDSHAASDPKAQPAPPSPSQPSSLATDEPSKDAAGPASDRQSPAYPQPARTPGSEDGRSDAGERTEGVADQVKKSTLNPNAKEFNPIKPQMPMTKPNTAPTPPRPTPPSPVVLQHPGGQGPLYNAPYLSYVSQIHSVQTPQLYQYTMSAVGQGKFTRTKGSVVAQRSDHGASAPPMLQAAASAAGAPLVASPYPQSYLQYNPQQYGQQQVIQAMTPYPGQMPMYSMLQGGARMIGQGGGPHPQTLGPPGGPQFPTQGDGPQGPQQGIYAPQSFSHHSGAVHQPQPSSTPTGNQPPPQHAAPSPGQNAQSGPQPQSLYHSGPLSAPTPPNMPPGHTSPQGSYPIQGYSIHSHQGIPPSYPLGQLAQAHVQGAMSGPHHSGSHGQPQLVMLQPPQQGPGSVPQHPQHGPQQGTHQHFYIGHPQAMQVQTHPAPFHPPGN, from the exons ATGGCAAATGCAAG GAACCGACCTTCTGCCAAACCATCATTCCAGTCTTCTCCT GTTTTTGAAGGTGTTTACAATAATGCTAGAATGCTTCATTTCCTCACATCTGTTGTG GGTTCCACTTGCGATATACGAGTGAAAAATGGAAGTGTCTTTGAAGGCATATTCAAGACACTTAGTTCTCGG TGTGAGTTGGCTGTGGATGCTGTGCACAAACGCAGCGAGGACGATGGCTCAGTTCCACCACGTAGGGAAGACATCACTGACACCATGATCTTCAACCCTTCGGACCTGGTTACTATGATATGCAAAGACGTAGATCTCAACTATGCCACTAGAG ATACCTTCACCGACACCGCCATCAGCTCCACTCGTGTCAATGGGGAGCACAAAGAGAAGGTGTTGCAGAGATGGGAGGGTGGAGATAGCAATGGCGATAGTTATAATCTGGATGCTGACACA TCAAATGGTTGGGATGCCAACGAGATGTTCCGTTACAATGAAGTGAAATACGGAATCACATCAACATATGATTCCAGTCTTTCCATGTATAC TGTGCCCCTGGAAAGGGGCAACTCCGAAGTGTACCGTCAGCGAGAGGCACGCGCTGCTCGCCTGGCCAGCGAGATTGAGTCCAGCCCGCAGTATCGCCACCGAGCCAATCTGGAAAACGACGAGGGCAAAAGCGAAGAAGACAAGTACAGCGCCGTGTTGCGCGACGGCCCCGATCGAGAGAGGGGCCGTGAGAGCCCTCGCGAACGCGAAAGGGGCCGAGACAGCCCTGGAGCCAG GGAGGGCAAGTACATTCCTTTACCTCAGCGTCAAAGAGAGATGAACCGAGACCGGGAGCGATCTGAGAGGGGCCCCGGTGGCCCTCCGCCTCACAGTCGTCTTAGTGGGGGTTACCGCTCCACCCctccatcatcatcctcatccccCAGACCACCACTGCCTTCTGTAAGCGGTCCTCAGTCTGGTGCGTCCCCCTCAGAGAGAAGCAGCCCTCTATCGGGCCGAGGCGGGGCATACGCTCCCCACCACCCACAGGGAAGCCCTAGCCCGGGCCCCAGTTCTGGACCAGCCAGTCCCTACACACCCGCCTCTCCAGGGGTGGCCCCCAACTCTACAGCCTCCCTTTCTACCGCCCCAACCAGCCCTCCTGCCCCCCATGGACATTCAGTCCCACATTCCCACTCACTGCCACACTCCCTGTCAGATGTTTCTAGACCCGTCAATGGAG TGTCTACCAGGACGTCTCCCAAAGCTCAAAGACCTCCACAGTCTAGCAGAACAGTCCGCACTCCCAACTCACACGCCCAGTCCACTG CCACTCGCTCGCCTAAATCAGGCTCTTCCCAGGACACGCCTTATTTGGACACGTCATCCGTCTCCTCTCCTGGCCAGAAGACAACAGGCCCCGCCCCCCTCTTCCCAGTGGATG TGAATGAGATCCTTAGCGCTGCAGCAAAAGAGCGCTCAGCTGAGAGCCCCAGCAGCACGGAGGAGAGCAAGAGCAATAAAG CTCCTTCAGTTCAACAGAGGTCACAAATTGAAGAGCTACGGAAATTTGGCAAAGAATTCAGG CTCCAGCCTAGTGGAGGCAGATCCAGCTCTCCTAGTTCCCCCGCAGCGGCGACTCCCCCCGCGATCAGCGAGTTGTCACCGGGCGGTGCCATCAAACCTTCCGACTCTCACGCTGCTTCTGACCCCAAAGCACAGCCTGCCCCGCCCAGCCCTTCACAGCCTTCATCGCTCGCAACCGACGAACCCTCCAAGGACGCCGCAGGACCTGCTTCAGACAGGCAGTCACCAGCTTACCCTCAGCCAGCAAGGACCCCGGGAAGTGAGGACGGCAGGTCTGACGCGGGCGAGCGCACAGAGGGTGTGGCAGA CCAAGTGAAGAAATCCACCTTAAACCCCAACGCTAAAGAATTCAACCCAATCAAACCTCAGATGCCGATG ACAAAACCCAACACGGCGCCGACTCCACCCAGACCCACTCCTCCCAGCCCTGTGGTCCTTCAGCACCCGGGCGGGCAGGGTCCCCTCTACAACGCCCCCTACCTGTCTTACGTGTCGCAGATCCACTCTGTCCAG ACTCCACAATTGTACCAGTACACCATGTCTGCAGTAGGCCAGGGAAAATTCACCAGGACCAAAG GTTCTGTAGTGGCGCAACGCTCCGACCACGGAGCGTCGGCCCCCCCTATGCTTCAAGCTGCAGCCTCGGCAGCCGGCGCCCCCCTGGTTGCTTCGCCCTACCCTCAGTCCTACCTCCAGTACAACCCACAGCAGTatggtcagcagcaggtcatccAGGCCATGACACCTTACCCCGGACAGATG CCCATGTACTCCATGCTGCAAGGCGGAGCGAGGATGATAGGTCAAGGTGGCGGTCCCCACCCACAAACACTTGGACCTCCAGGAGGCCCCCAGTTTCCTACACAGGGCGATGGACCCCAGGGGCCACAGCAGGGCATCTATG CGCCACAGTCCTTCTCCCACCACTCGGGAGCAGTACATCAACCCCAGCCATCCAGTACCCCAACAGGCAACCAGCCCCCACCCCAGCATGCTGCACCCAGTCCTGGACAG AATGCTCAATCAGGCCCACAGCCCCAGTCCTTGTACCACTCAGGTCCACTGTCTGCCCCCACCCCTCCTAACATGCCGCCAGGCCATACGTCTCCACAAGGCTCCTACCCCATCCAAGGCTACAGCATCCACAGCCACCAGGGAATCCCACCCTCCTACCCCCTGGGACAGCTAGCACAG GCGCATGTACAAGGAGCCATGTCGGGTCCCCACCATTCAGGGAGCCACGGTCAGCCCCAGCTGGTGATGCTTCAACCTCCTCAACAGGGGCCTGGCTCAGTGCCCCAGCACCCACAGCATGGACCACAGCAAGGAACACACCAACACTTTTACATCGGACATCCGCAAG CAATGCAGGTCCAGACACACCCCGCCCCCTTCCATCCACCTGGAAATTAA